ACATTAAATGATATTTTACCTTTAATAAAAGAAAAAAAATTAATATGCCCTTCTTGTAAAGGAACTTTTAAAATGGAAATATTATCACATGAATTAATGATGAAAACTATTATAGGTTTAGATACAGAAGCATATAATAGACCTGAAACTGCAACAACAACTTATTTACCATTTAATAGATACACAACATTTTTTAGAAATAAAATTCCATTTGGGGTTTTTCAAATTGGAAAAGCATTTAGAAATGAAATTTCCCCAAGACAGCATATTTTAAGAATGAGAGAATTTACACAAGCAGAAGCACAATTATTTATTTTTGATAAGGATGATTTTGAAAAATTTGAAAATATAAAAAATAAAGAAATTTTATTATGGTCTGCAAAAGCACAATTAGAAAAAGAAAAACCAATTATATTAAAAATATCAGATGCATTAAAGAAAAAATTATTTAAAAATAAAGCATATGCATGGACTGTTTATTCCGCATATGAATTATTTTTATCATTTGGAATTCCTAAAGAAAATATAAGAGTAAGACAGCATAGAGATGATGAAAAAGCATTTTATGCAGATGATGCTTGGGATATTGAAATTAATCTTAAATCCTTTGGATGGGAAGAAGTTTGCGGTATACATGATAGAACTAATTATGATTTAAAACAGCATATGAAAAAATCAGGACAATCTTTTGAAATTTTAAATGAAAAAACAGGAAAAAAAGAAATTCCTCATATTTTAGAAATTGCATTTGGAACTGATAGACCAACTTTTGCATTGTTAGATTTATTTTATTCTAAAGAAGAAAAAGATAATGGTAAAACAATGTTTAAAGTTCCTTATTTTATGGCGCCAATAAAAACAGCTGTTTTTCCATTAGTTAAAAAAGATGGATTAGCAGAATTAGCTACAGAAATTTATGAAAAATTATCAAAACATTTCATATGCGTTTATGACCAGTCAGGTAGTATAGGAAGAAGATATTTACGTGCAGCAGAACAAGGTATTCCATATTGTATTACTATAGATTATGATTCATTAAAAGATAAAACAATAACAATAAGAGATAGAGATACTGAAGAACAAAAGCGTATTAAAATAGATAAATTAATTGATATAATAGATGATTTAATTTCTGGTGAAACTTCTTTTGAAAAATTATAGGTTACCAAGTCCATTCGGTAACCTTAAACAATCTTTTACCTCTGAACTTCATTTTTAGGTTGCCGAGTGCGTTCGGTAACCTTTATAAATGATTAAACACCATAAATATATATGGAAAAAACCAAAATTTCAAATACAGATGTTTTCAAACGTCTTGCTGAATGGAATCCTTGGTGGAAAGAAAATAAAATAAGAGAAGAAATGAAAGGAGTAAAAAGAGAATATTTAGAAGATATAATAAAATGGATTGATGAAAAAGAAATTAAAGTTTTAATTGGACCTAGGCGTGCTGGAAAATCAACGTTATTTTATCAAATAATAGACTATATACATAATAAAAATAAGGTTCCATTTGAAAATATTGTATTAATTAATTTCCAAGATAATTTATTTTTAGAAAAAAATCTTGAAGATATTTATTTATCTTACATTCAAAACATCAACCCCACAAATAAATTATATCTTTTTATTGATGAAGCTCAAGAAAAAAAAGGCTGGGATAAATGGATTAAAAAAATGTATGATTTGAAAAAAAACATTTCTTTTTTTGTTTCTGGTTCGAATGCAAAACTTCTTAAATCTGAATTTTCTTCATATTTATCTGGAAGAAAAATTGAATTTGAAGTATACCCATTATCTCTTAAAGAATGTTTAAAAATAGCAGGTATTTCAAAAATTTTAAGCCTTGAAGATGAAGCAAAAGCAAAAAATATTTATAAAAACTATATTAAATATGGGGGATTTCCTGAAGTATATTTTAAAAATGAACAATTGAAAATTGATTTGTTAACAAATTATATGAATGATTTTATAGAAAGAGATATTGCAAGAAGATATAACATAGATTCAGAAAAAATAAGATTTTTAATAAAATGGATATCAACAAATTCAGGTAAAGAAATTAGTATAAATTCTCTCGAAAAAACATTAGGAATAAGTGGAGAAACAATAAATAATTATTTAGGATATATAAAAGATGCATATTTAATTATTGAAGTTAAATCATTTTCTCCATCCTTGAAAAAACAAGAAATTGAACCTAAAAGATATTATTTAATAGACCCTGGATTAATTTCAATTTATGAATTTTCATTTAGAGAAGAATATGGAAAATTACTTGAAAGTGTAGTTGGAATTAATCTATCTTTCAAAAATAAACAAATATATTATAAAAATACTCCAAAAGGAGAAATAGATTTTATTTTTGAAAAAAATAAATTTTATAATGGTCTTTGTGTTACTCATAATCCCGAAATTGAAAGAGAAAAACGAAATTATGACTTTGGAATTAAAGAATTAAAGCTTAAAGAAGTAAAATATATAACTTTTGATTATGAAGATGAAAAATCTATACCTATATATAAATGGGCCATAAATACTTTTTAAATCTTAAAAATTAACAAAGATTTTTCTTTTTACAAGGTTTGACATCTTTGATGTCAAATTTTGAAATATTTTTTAATATTTCAAAGGTTTTTCTTTTCTTTCTTTTTGGTTAAACTTTTTCTTTCTTTTTTTAAAAGAAAGAAAAAGGTTAAATGGGGCCACGGGGATTTATTCGTACCTGTTTCTTTCTTATTTCAAGTTCTTTCTTTTTGATTAAACTTTTGCTTTCTTGCAAGAAAGAAAAAGTTTATTGAACCCCGACCCGCAGGTTTCTTACGTAGCTCACTCTTAACAAATTATTTTCATAATTTGATAAAACCTGGAGCCTGCTACGCTACCAAGTTACGCTATAGCCCCAATATACTTATTTTAGATTGATAAATGTTTAAAAAATAAGTAGTTAAAAAATAGGATAAAGATAGTTGGGGTAAGTATTATAAATATTCTTAAACATAATAAATACGAGAGGAAAGGATTTCGCCAAATTGTAATGACTGTTTGTAAGCAAGTGGCAAAACGTGCAAACAGATTTTAGTTGCAATTTAGAGCCATAGTATTTTGGTTTCGGCCTTAAATCCTCTCAACTATTTTTAATACCTCATTAATAATTATTTTAGCACTATCTTTTTGTATTCTCATTGCAGAAGCACCTGGATGCCCCCCGCCAGATATTATTAAATCAGATAAACTTTCTTTTATTTTTTTAACAATTACATCTGCACCCAAACCTATTTCTTGAGCATTTATATTTGTTCTAATTGTAATTAATCTTTCACCATATCCAATTAAAATAAATGGTTTATTTTCTTCATCATATCTATCAAATACTGCTCCTGTTGCTTTTGATTTAGAAGGAAAACTAAATCTTTTAACAATTTTATCTAATTGTAAAATAACTAATTTTATATTTTTTATTTCTTTTACTCTTGAATATTTATCTGCTACTTCTGCAATCTCATCTAATTTTTCCATTGCAGAAGCAGAAATAGAAGTAAATAAAATTCTATCATTTAAAACAGAATCATAAAATTCTAATGTATTTGGAAATCTTGAGTAAATTCCTATATAATCTAAAACTATCGCTTTTTCTTTATCTTCTTTTGTTGGTTTATAAAAAATACTTTTATCACCAGTTAAAGCAATTTTTGATAGCTCATCTGCTTCTTTAAATCCTAATATTTTTGCTATTTCACAGCACATCCACCCCGCAGTATAAAATGAATTTCCATTTAATTCCCAGGGAGATAAATAAATATCTGCTTGTATTTTTTCTTCTGTTGGATGATGATCAATAATTATCAATCCTATTCCAGATTTTTTAATTAATTGTCTTGCTTCTTTGCTTTCAGAATTTGTTGAAAAATCAGTTAAAATAACTAAAGGATTGCTCTCATTTTGTAAAATTCTTATATCACTTAAAGCATCGCCTGGTTCATATGTAACTCCTTTATTTTGAAAAGTTAATAATTTCCTAGAATTTAATGCTTTGTAAATAGCTAAAGCTCCAGTAATACCATCTGCATCATTGTGATATCTTAAAATTATCTTTGATGCATTTTTGATTTCATTAGCAATTTTATCCATTATAGGTTTCATTTTTTCGGAAATTTCATTTTTAATCATATAAATACCTTTTTAATATAAACGCTTATAAATAATTACACTCTTTTTAGGAGGGATAGTATATGAAAGGAAAGATAATAAATTATAGAAGAGGGAGAAAAACAGAATACACAAATCAATATGTAATAGAAGTAAATGGAATAACTTCTAAAGAAAAAGCATCTATACTTTGTGGAAAAAGAATCTCCTGGAAAACAACTACTGGAAATGAAATAGTCGGAAAAATTACAAAAGCACACGGAAATGGTGGTGCAGTTTTAGCTAGATTTAACAAAGGATTACCTGGCCAAGCAGTAGGTACAGATGTAGATATTCAAGAATAAAATGCAATATGAATTTTTAGAACATACAGCCGATGTTTTATTCAAAGCTTACGGCTCTTCTTTTGAAGAAGCACTTTCAAATGCAGCTTTAGCTTTATTTGATACTGTTGGATTTTCAAAAAGCCCAAAAAATAAAATAGAACTAGAAGTTCAAGCAAAAAATAGAGAAGAACTTGTAGTTAAATTCTTATCTGAAATTTTAACTGAAATGGATATAAATGAAATGACATTTAAAAAAATAAAAATTTTAGAATTAGATGAAAATTATATAAAAGCGCACATTTATGGAGATACTACTAGGCCTAAAACTTCTGTAAAAGCTGTTACCTATCATTTATTAGAAGTCAAAAATACTAATGACAAATGGAGTATTCAAATTCTCTTAGATGTTTAAGTTAAAGGTAATATTTTTAAACCCCAAGTTATCTAATATTCTTATGAAAAAAGTAGTTTTATTACTTATATTTAGTTTATTCTTATTTGGATGTATCCAAACTCCTCCTAATAATGATATTCCTAAATTGCAGGAAGAAATTTCGTATGAAAATATTGATTTAATAGATATATTAAATATCAATCCAGAAGCAAAAGATGTTATTATTTCACCCAATAAAAAAAGTGCTAATATTTTACTAAACCCAGATTTAAAAGAACTTAGTGGTTTTCTTAATTTTTCTTTAAATATTAATTCCGATTCCTTATTAAAATTTAATTCAATCATTTCAAATGAAACACACAATCAAATAAATTTACATTCTATTATAATTAATACATATTTTGAAAAAAGACCTTCAAATATAATATTTTTAGGTGATGTTTCTACAATTGAAAAAGATAAAATAAAACAAACAATTACTCTTGAAAATACAGAAGATATTGCTAAAGATATAAATATTTCTTTAAATTTTTATATAAATTCTTCTAGTATAAAACTCAATAATGAAGAAATAAAAATAAATAAAAATGATATAATTGTATTTAAAACAGATAATTATGATCTAGATATAAGTTATGATGAATATTATTCATCAACTAATTCATTCACTTATGAAACAAATGGAAAAATTCATACTTTTGATTGGACAGATTTAATTGGAAAACAATATGCAATTTTAATAACAACAGAAGATGAAAAAATTTCACATATAGAAATTCAAACAAAAACACATTTAAATCCAAAAGAAACTGTTATTTTTGATCCATCATACTCATCAAAAAATATTTCTTCAATTGAAGTAAAAGAATTTATTGGGGTTTCTGATATTAAAGATATAAAAATGGGATATAAAGGCAGTAAAGAATTCGTATATATTATGACTGAAGATACAATTTATTATATTGAAGATATAAACTCCTTTAAAACTAAATCTTCAATTACAGATATTTATACTGCTAAATTTACTTTACCTTATTCAGATCCGCAAATGAAATTTATGGATATTGATACTGGAAATGTATTAGGCAATTCAAATGATATATTAATAACTATATTTCCGTATGGAGCAATGCTTATACCTGGAAATACAATTACTAATGAAAGAGTATTAGATATACATAATCCAGGAACTTCATATTCATTTGCTTCCCAAGTGAGTTCATTTAATTTCTTTGATGGGGCATATATTAATGAAGATGAAAAATTGGCATGTTTTGGAAGTTCAACTTATTTTGAAAGCGGAACTCAATATACACATAATGTTTTTTGTTTTAAACATCCATTTATAGGAACTACGTATTCTCCATTAAATCCCAATGTATTCAAATTTAATGAACCAGATTTATGGTATAGAACTATTCAATCTGGTGAAAGTGGATGTGCTGGAATTCCTTATATAACTAATAATAAAATGTATATAGGTGCTCCTTGCCACAATGGAATATCAATTTTAAATTCACTTAATTCAAATACATATACATATTCTTCATTAACACAAAAAGGTCCTTCTGGATTTGGGGCTGGATTTGCAGGAGAAGGAGATAATTTATTCATTTTAGCAGATGGAAAAATTTTAAGATTTAAAGATAATACAGAATGGATTTCAAGAAATGGAATAAATAGTTTAGCAATGGATGAAAATTATATTTATGGTGGCGCATCAGGAAAAATATTTGTTATTGATAAAAATAATGGAGAAATAGTAATTGAATTAATTGGAGATTTAACAGGCGCTTTAACAACTGGTTCCTTAGGCGCAATAACTGACGATGGTTTTTATTTACTTGAAGTAACTGAAAGCACATTGTGTTATACACCTACAGCTTTAGATTTAGCTAATGGATTAACAATTAACAGTGATACCACTTTATGTACTGGTAATTATAATTTTGAGGACACGGCCTTAGTTGCAATTACAATGGCCAGTGATGACATTACTTTAGACTGCAATGGCGCAAATATAATCGGTCCAGGAACAGGAGTAGGAATATCAGTATTTAGTATAGATAATATAATAATAAAAAATTGTAATATATCTAATTTTGGGGCTGGTATTCGTTTATTGGGAGACGCTAAGAATAATATTATTATGAATAATAATATATTTGAAAATCAAAATGAAGCAGGGATAGGGATAATAAATAAGAGTCGTAACAACACTATCATAGACAATAGATTATTTGATAATTTAGGTATGGGAATTGGGATTTTTGGAACTCCAACCAATAATTACATTAAAAATAATGAAATTTTTGATAATCAAGGGGGGATAGGTATTTCAGTTTCACATAATAATGAAATCTATAATAATTCTGTTTTTAATAATAACTTAGGAGGTATTGTCATCCAAGGATATACAAACAATTTAACAGATAATATTGTTTGTAATAATGGAGCAACACAACCAATACCTAATGATATAAGTATAATATTAAGCACATCAAATAATTTTGGAGATAATACTTGTGATAATTTAGATAATTCTGGTTCTAATACTGTTACTTGTAATACACCTTGTAATGTTATAGATAATTGTGTAAATCTATCTAATTTATCAACATTTGGAACAAAAATAAATATTGATTCTTTAAATAGTGAATTTGAAATAAATGAAGATGTAACTTTATGTACAGATTACTATGAAATAGAAAATACATTGGTATTCATGTTTGATGGATTGACTTTAGATTTAAATGGTTCAACTTTAAATTCAACAAGAACAGATTCTTCTCGCGGCCCAATTGAAATTAATAGAAAAAATAATATTAAAATTTTAAATGGTTCTTTAGCTTGTGTTGAAGATATTTGTAAAGGAATTTCTGCTTTTACGAACAATACACAAATAAAAAATATTAATATTTTAGATTCAAGATTTGGTATTTCTATTTTATTTGGATCAAACAATATAATTGAAAACATAACTTGCTTACAACCAGCAGAACATGGAGACGAAGACACAAACGAAACAGTTTGTATACACCTTGGAGCAACAGAAAACACAGAAATAGATACTTTAAGTTCTGATGGTGCATCTACTTTTCCTTTATTCTTAATGGGAGATTCTGGTACAGCAAATAATACTACAATAAAACATTTTAATATTCAAAATTCAGCTGGGTTTGGTATTGTTTCATGGGATGATAATTTAGAAATTTCTGATTCAAATATTTGCAATAATAATTTACAGGCCTTTCCTCTACCTAGTGGAGGAATAGGAATAAATGATATTATATATTTCTCAAGTTCCCCAACAATATCTAATGTAATTTGTGATGAAGTTATTTGTACAGCACCTTGTTCAATAGGAGAATGCTATGGTACAGAAACATTCATAACTTGTGAAAATTTACATACTGAAGAAGATTGCTTAAATTCATATGAAATCGAATCTGATATCCCATATCAATGTACTTGGATTGAAATACCCACAGGCCGTGGATTAACATTAGAATATTGTGAAAGAGGAGATAGATGTTTATTACAATATGCTGGCTGTGTAAATTTATCAGATCCAACAACATTTGCAGGAAGAGTTGTTCAAAATTTAGATGGAACATTTAACATAACTGAAGATGTAACTTTATGTCAAGGAACTTATACTATTAATGCAACAACAGATGAAAAACGTGCAATAAACATTATAGGAGATAATATTGATTTAGATTGCAATAATTCTGTAATACAACAAGATCCTTCATTTATTAGAAATGGAAAAGGAATTTATAATTTTGGTTATAATGGAGTTACTATAAAAAATTGTGAAGTTTTAGATTATAATATTGGTATAGACACATCAATAATAGATGGCAGTCAATATTCAGATAAAGTTTATATACAAAATAATATTTTAAAAACAAATAATAGAGGGATAAATGCACTAACTTTAGGAAAAGTGTATATAATTGATAATTTTGTATATAATAATACTGATTATGGATTATTTTTAACTCTACAAGGGAATGAAATTAGTGAAATTCATGGAAACACAATTAATACTGGACATTTTTATGGAGGAATATATTTAAACCAAATAAAAAATTCAATAGTTCATAACAATATTATTAATAATAATTTAGGAGATGGGATTTCAATAATGATGGCAACTGGCGGGGAAATTTATAATAATTTTATTTCAGAAAATACAAATGGGATTAAAGCAATATTTATGACTCAAAATATGAATATACATAATAATTCAATAAAATTAAATTCAAAAAATGGTATAGAATTTTATTCTTTAGTTGGTACTTCAGGCACTCAAATATATGAAAATGATTTATGTACAAATAGTGGATCATATGATATTAATGTTAAAAACTCAGCTATGATGCTTTCTCCAAATATAATAACAAATAATAATTGTAATCTAACTAGAAAGAATATAAATGGAGTAATAACCGGATGTGATAATCCTTGCGCAGCAGGATTAAGTTTATGTGATCGCGCAGAAGCAGCAAGTTTAACAGGCGCAGATACAATACTTTCAGATGACGGCGCAAGAACATATTATTTGATAAACAGCTGTGGAACAATATACGCACGACCAATCGGAGAAACAGAAACAAGAGTTGGTCATTACATTCTAGCGCAAAACATTAACACTACTGGAACATGTTTAGAAATAGCGCGTGATGATGTTGAGATAGAAGGGTGTGGCAAAGAGATAAAAGGAATAAGTGGCGGCTTTGGAGGAACACCTGGCCGTTCAATAGAAATAAAAGACCAAAAAAATATTTTAATTAATAATGCCACTTTTGCATCAGAAATAAGATTTGAAGGAACAAATGAAAACATAATAATACAAAACTCAACAGCTAAAAATATTTTCAGAATTTTAGAAGATTCAGAAATTCTATTTGATAACTGTAAATTACAAAGTACAAGC
Above is a genomic segment from Candidatus Micrarchaeia archaeon containing:
- a CDS encoding right-handed parallel beta-helix repeat-containing protein, with product MKKVVLLLIFSLFLFGCIQTPPNNDIPKLQEEISYENIDLIDILNINPEAKDVIISPNKKSANILLNPDLKELSGFLNFSLNINSDSLLKFNSIISNETHNQINLHSIIINTYFEKRPSNIIFLGDVSTIEKDKIKQTITLENTEDIAKDINISLNFYINSSSIKLNNEEIKINKNDIIVFKTDNYDLDISYDEYYSSTNSFTYETNGKIHTFDWTDLIGKQYAILITTEDEKISHIEIQTKTHLNPKETVIFDPSYSSKNISSIEVKEFIGVSDIKDIKMGYKGSKEFVYIMTEDTIYYIEDINSFKTKSSITDIYTAKFTLPYSDPQMKFMDIDTGNVLGNSNDILITIFPYGAMLIPGNTITNERVLDIHNPGTSYSFASQVSSFNFFDGAYINEDEKLACFGSSTYFESGTQYTHNVFCFKHPFIGTTYSPLNPNVFKFNEPDLWYRTIQSGESGCAGIPYITNNKMYIGAPCHNGISILNSLNSNTYTYSSLTQKGPSGFGAGFAGEGDNLFILADGKILRFKDNTEWISRNGINSLAMDENYIYGGASGKIFVIDKNNGEIVIELIGDLTGALTTGSLGAITDDGFYLLEVTESTLCYTPTALDLANGLTINSDTTLCTGNYNFEDTALVAITMASDDITLDCNGANIIGPGTGVGISVFSIDNIIIKNCNISNFGAGIRLLGDAKNNIIMNNNIFENQNEAGIGIINKSRNNTIIDNRLFDNLGMGIGIFGTPTNNYIKNNEIFDNQGGIGISVSHNNEIYNNSVFNNNLGGIVIQGYTNNLTDNIVCNNGATQPIPNDISIILSTSNNFGDNTCDNLDNSGSNTVTCNTPCNVIDNCVNLSNLSTFGTKINIDSLNSEFEINEDVTLCTDYYEIENTLVFMFDGLTLDLNGSTLNSTRTDSSRGPIEINRKNNIKILNGSLACVEDICKGISAFTNNTQIKNINILDSRFGISILFGSNNIIENITCLQPAEHGDEDTNETVCIHLGATENTEIDTLSSDGASTFPLFLMGDSGTANNTTIKHFNIQNSAGFGIVSWDDNLEISDSNICNNNLQAFPLPSGGIGINDIIYFSSSPTISNVICDEVICTAPCSIGECYGTETFITCENLHTEEDCLNSYEIESDIPYQCTWIEIPTGRGLTLEYCERGDRCLLQYAGCVNLSDPTTFAGRVVQNLDGTFNITEDVTLCQGTYTINATTDEKRAINIIGDNIDLDCNNSVIQQDPSFIRNGKGIYNFGYNGVTIKNCEVLDYNIGIDTSIIDGSQYSDKVYIQNNILKTNNRGINALTLGKVYIIDNFVYNNTDYGLFLTLQGNEISEIHGNTINTGHFYGGIYLNQIKNSIVHNNIINNNLGDGISIMMATGGEIYNNFISENTNGIKAIFMTQNMNIHNNSIKLNSKNGIEFYSLVGTSGTQIYENDLCTNSGSYDINVKNSAMMLSPNIITNNNCNLTRKNINGVITGCDNPCAAGLSLCDRAEAASLTGADTILSDDGARTYYLINSCGTIYARPIGETETRVGHYILAQNINTTGTCLEIARDDVEIEGCGKEIKGISGGFGGTPGRSIEIKDQKNILINNATFASEIRFEGTNENIIIQNSTAKNIFRILEDSEILFDNCKLQSTS
- a CDS encoding ATP-binding protein, with product MEKTKISNTDVFKRLAEWNPWWKENKIREEMKGVKREYLEDIIKWIDEKEIKVLIGPRRAGKSTLFYQIIDYIHNKNKVPFENIVLINFQDNLFLEKNLEDIYLSYIQNINPTNKLYLFIDEAQEKKGWDKWIKKMYDLKKNISFFVSGSNAKLLKSEFSSYLSGRKIEFEVYPLSLKECLKIAGISKILSLEDEAKAKNIYKNYIKYGGFPEVYFKNEQLKIDLLTNYMNDFIERDIARRYNIDSEKIRFLIKWISTNSGKEISINSLEKTLGISGETINNYLGYIKDAYLIIEVKSFSPSLKKQEIEPKRYYLIDPGLISIYEFSFREEYGKLLESVVGINLSFKNKQIYYKNTPKGEIDFIFEKNKFYNGLCVTHNPEIEREKRNYDFGIKELKLKEVKYITFDYEDEKSIPIYKWAINTF
- a CDS encoding DHH family phosphoesterase, translating into MIKNEISEKMKPIMDKIANEIKNASKIILRYHNDADGITGALAIYKALNSRKLLTFQNKGVTYEPGDALSDIRILQNESNPLVILTDFSTNSESKEARQLIKKSGIGLIIIDHHPTEEKIQADIYLSPWELNGNSFYTAGWMCCEIAKILGFKEADELSKIALTGDKSIFYKPTKEDKEKAIVLDYIGIYSRFPNTLEFYDSVLNDRILFTSISASAMEKLDEIAEVADKYSRVKEIKNIKLVILQLDKIVKRFSFPSKSKATGAVFDRYDEENKPFILIGYGERLITIRTNINAQEIGLGADVIVKKIKESLSDLIISGGGHPGASAMRIQKDSAKIIINEVLKIVERI
- a CDS encoding 50S ribosomal protein L35ae; the encoded protein is MKGKIINYRRGRKTEYTNQYVIEVNGITSKEKASILCGKRISWKTTTGNEIVGKITKAHGNGGAVLARFNKGLPGQAVGTDVDIQE
- the glyS gene encoding glycine--tRNA ligase, translated to MAESKNLTELISFLQDKGYVWGPEPEIYNGVSGFYTYAPLGKLLKNNIENKIREFFIKNEFWEVECPTIMPKIVWEASGHLEGFTDPIIFCSKCNASYRADKLLEEQLSNQGYTLNDILPLIKEKKLICPSCKGTFKMEILSHELMMKTIIGLDTEAYNRPETATTTYLPFNRYTTFFRNKIPFGVFQIGKAFRNEISPRQHILRMREFTQAEAQLFIFDKDDFEKFENIKNKEILLWSAKAQLEKEKPIILKISDALKKKLFKNKAYAWTVYSAYELFLSFGIPKENIRVRQHRDDEKAFYADDAWDIEINLKSFGWEEVCGIHDRTNYDLKQHMKKSGQSFEILNEKTGKKEIPHILEIAFGTDRPTFALLDLFYSKEEKDNGKTMFKVPYFMAPIKTAVFPLVKKDGLAELATEIYEKLSKHFICVYDQSGSIGRRYLRAAEQGIPYCITIDYDSLKDKTITIRDRDTEEQKRIKIDKLIDIIDDLISGETSFEKL
- a CDS encoding archease, encoding MQYEFLEHTADVLFKAYGSSFEEALSNAALALFDTVGFSKSPKNKIELEVQAKNREELVVKFLSEILTEMDINEMTFKKIKILELDENYIKAHIYGDTTRPKTSVKAVTYHLLEVKNTNDKWSIQILLDV